In Desulfopila inferna, a single window of DNA contains:
- a CDS encoding DUF3604 domain-containing protein, producing the protein MKHGKLVFGLTCILGLTIFQSASAADKGVGVSNTVTKEKVEKVFPQKPSYSPYAGRNFPTRPYFGDTHLHTGFSMDAGAFGARLTPADAYRFARGDELQSNTGQPVKLSRPLDFLVVADHSDGMGFFPLLMSGDRKLLATDQGRKWYDQIKSGKGADAAIDIIVSFGKGEMPDGFPLPGTKAYRSAWQQTIDAAEQYNDPGRFTAFIGFEWTSNTGGNNLHRNILFRENGNKASLVEPYTTMKPLGSDNPEDLWKWMTTAEEKTGSDVLAIAHNGNLSNGLMFPTIEAFGKKIDKDYVSTRAKWEPLYEMTQTKGTGEAHPYLSPNDEFADFEIWDKANLDGTVPKKKEMLEYEYARSALKNGLVLEEKLGTNPYKFGMIGSSDAHTGLAAMEEENFFGKTAPQEPGPERMTKAFVSNPQTGVTVMDWEVGASGYAAVWAMENSRAALFDAMERKETYATTGPRMLVRFFGGWDFKPEDAHNRLPADIGYAKGVPMGGDLTAAPSGKAPTFIAAALKDPLGANLDRIQIIKGWVDKDGKLHERVHDVAVSDGREIDEDGRCMTPVGSTVDLENATWTNTIGDPELIAVWQDPDFDPNLRAVYYVRVLEIPTPRWTAYDAKRLGTKPVEGTTMTLQERAYTSPIWYTP; encoded by the coding sequence ATGAAGCATGGTAAATTGGTTTTCGGACTCACTTGTATTCTCGGCCTCACCATCTTCCAGTCAGCTTCAGCTGCTGATAAAGGGGTGGGGGTATCAAACACCGTAACCAAGGAAAAGGTCGAAAAGGTTTTCCCGCAAAAGCCGTCGTATTCACCCTATGCGGGACGCAACTTCCCCACACGGCCCTACTTCGGCGACACTCATCTGCACACTGGTTTTTCCATGGACGCCGGTGCCTTCGGAGCCAGGCTGACTCCTGCCGATGCATATCGATTTGCCAGGGGAGATGAATTGCAGTCCAATACCGGCCAACCGGTCAAGCTGTCCCGACCGCTCGATTTTCTCGTTGTTGCCGATCACTCCGACGGCATGGGCTTCTTTCCGCTGCTCATGAGCGGTGACCGGAAACTGCTGGCTACGGATCAGGGCCGAAAGTGGTACGACCAGATAAAATCCGGCAAAGGGGCCGATGCTGCAATAGATATTATCGTCAGCTTTGGTAAGGGAGAGATGCCGGATGGATTTCCCCTCCCCGGTACCAAGGCCTATCGCTCGGCCTGGCAACAGACCATAGACGCTGCTGAACAGTACAACGATCCCGGAAGGTTCACTGCCTTTATCGGTTTCGAGTGGACTTCAAACACCGGCGGCAACAACCTCCACCGCAACATCCTCTTTCGAGAAAACGGCAACAAGGCAAGTCTTGTAGAACCTTATACCACCATGAAACCCCTGGGAAGCGATAATCCTGAAGATCTGTGGAAATGGATGACGACCGCTGAGGAAAAAACCGGCAGCGATGTGCTGGCCATCGCCCACAATGGCAACCTGAGCAATGGCCTCATGTTCCCCACTATTGAGGCATTCGGGAAGAAAATCGACAAAGACTATGTTTCAACCCGAGCCAAGTGGGAACCGCTGTATGAAATGACACAAACCAAGGGTACTGGTGAAGCACACCCCTATCTTTCACCCAATGACGAGTTCGCTGACTTTGAGATATGGGACAAGGCCAACCTCGATGGCACCGTACCCAAAAAAAAGGAAATGCTTGAATATGAATATGCCCGTTCGGCCCTGAAAAACGGCCTCGTGCTTGAAGAAAAACTCGGCACAAACCCATACAAGTTCGGCATGATAGGCAGCAGCGACGCCCATACCGGCCTTGCTGCCATGGAGGAGGAGAACTTCTTTGGTAAGACCGCACCACAGGAGCCAGGACCGGAACGTATGACAAAAGCCTTTGTTAGCAATCCACAAACCGGTGTGACAGTCATGGACTGGGAGGTCGGCGCTTCCGGGTATGCTGCGGTCTGGGCCATGGAAAACTCCCGCGCCGCGCTCTTTGACGCTATGGAGCGAAAAGAAACCTATGCCACCACCGGTCCACGTATGTTAGTTCGTTTTTTCGGCGGTTGGGACTTCAAACCAGAAGATGCCCATAACCGGTTGCCGGCCGACATCGGTTACGCCAAGGGCGTGCCCATGGGTGGCGATCTTACAGCTGCTCCTTCCGGCAAAGCTCCCACGTTTATTGCCGCCGCCCTCAAAGACCCTCTCGGCGCCAACCTCGACCGCATCCAGATCATTAAGGGCTGGGTCGACAAAGATGGCAAACTGCATGAGCGGGTCCATGATGTGGCGGTTTCCGACGGCCGTGAGATCGATGAAGATGGCCGCTGTATGACTCCGGTAGGCAGCACGGTGGATCTGGAGAACGCAACTTGGACAAATACCATAGGCGACCCGGAACTGATTGCGGTATGGCAGGATCCTGATTTCGATCCCAATCTTCGGGCCGTCTACTATGTTCGTGTCCTGGAAATTCCGACACCACGCTGGACCGCCTATGATGCAAAGCGATTGGGCACAAAGCCGGTGGAGGGAACAACCATGACCCTGCAGGAACGGGCCTACACCTCGCCGATCTGGTATACGCCGTAA
- a CDS encoding response regulator, with product MKRPRIILADDHSIVAEGLRSLIEPEFDIVKIVVDGRALIDAVDTLRPDVIIVDISMPLLNGIDAVKQIRKTNEEVKIIFLTMHPDVAYAVSALAAGAQGYVLKHSAPHELGEAIRKALRGKTYITSSLQRTLQETHKDHSKMRHKESSLLTKRQREVLQLLAEGYSVKEIASMLDISSRTVEFHKYQMMKDIGLKTVADLIRYAIKHGIASP from the coding sequence ATGAAACGTCCAAGGATAATACTAGCCGACGACCACAGTATCGTCGCCGAAGGTTTGCGGAGCCTGATCGAACCCGAATTTGATATCGTCAAAATTGTCGTCGACGGCCGGGCACTGATTGATGCCGTTGATACCCTTCGCCCGGACGTGATCATCGTCGATATATCCATGCCGCTACTCAACGGAATCGACGCCGTCAAACAGATCCGCAAAACCAACGAAGAGGTCAAGATTATTTTTCTTACCATGCACCCCGATGTGGCCTATGCCGTCAGTGCCCTGGCAGCCGGTGCTCAGGGGTATGTCTTGAAACATTCCGCCCCGCACGAGTTGGGTGAGGCGATACGTAAGGCCCTTCGCGGCAAGACCTACATCACCTCGAGTCTCCAGCGAACCCTTCAGGAAACCCACAAGGATCATTCAAAAATGCGTCACAAGGAGTCTTCTCTTTTGACTAAAAGACAGCGCGAAGTACTGCAGCTGTTGGCGGAGGGTTATTCCGTCAAGGAAATCGCCTCCATGTTGGATATTTCCTCACGGACGGTGGAATTTCATAAATACCAGATGATGAAGGACATCGGCCTGAAAACCGTCGCCGATCTTATTCGTTATGCCATCAAGCATGGCATTGCCTCTCCCTAG